CTGTGCAGCAGCAGCTTGAACGGATGGGGGACGTGGCCGCGCCCCTGGGCGATGTCCTCGTACATGTGGCGCAGGTCCTGGGGAAGCTCTTCTCGCGTGACGTAGGGTAATCGGGGCATGCTGTCCTCCTGATTTGGATAGTGATGGCGCGCCCGATATCATACACGATTCCGCGCGCCGCCAGCCGGCCAATGGGCGTCGTGCAACCAGGCGCCACCACTCCCTGAACCAACAGCTTGACAGGATACGGCGGCCTTGAGTACAGACCCCTAACCTGCTAGAATTTCATATGTTCGCCTGAGCGAACGAGGAGCGATAGGTCTATGGCAAAAGCCAACGGTAAGGAACGGCAGGGGGCCGCCCAGGAGAGCCGCAAAATCAACGTCGCCATCGTCGGCGTGGGGAACTGCGCCTCATCTCTGGTCCAGGGCGTCTCCTACTACCGTAACGCGCCCACCGACAAGTTTATACCCGGCCTGATGCATCCCCTTCTCGGCGGGTACCATATCTCGGACATCAACTTCGTCGCGGCCTTTGACATTGACAAGAACAAGGTGGGCAAGGACCTGGCGGAAGCCATCCAGACGCCTCCGAACAACACCATCAAGTTCGCCGACGTGGCCGCCACCGGGGTCAAGGTGGAGCGGGGCATGACGCACGACAGTATTGGCAAGTACCTCGCCTCCGTGGTCCACAAGGCCCCCGGCTCCACCGCGGACATCGTGGGCATTCTGAAGGACACCAAGACACACGTGGTGATGAACTACCTGCCCGTGGGCAGCGAGATGGCCACCAAGTGGTACGTGGAGCAGGTGTTGACCGCTGGCTGCGCCCTCGTCAACTGCATCCCCGTCTTCATCGGCAGGGAGAAATACTGGAACAAGCGCTTCCACGACAGGGGCGTGCCCGTCATCGGCGACGACATCAAGTCCCAGGTGGGCGCTACCATCACCCACCGCGTCCTGACGCGCCTCTTCCGCGACCGGGGCGTGCGGCTGGAGCGGACATACCAGCTTAACTTTGGCGGCAACACCGATTTCCTGAACATGCTGGAAAGAGAGCGGCTGGAGTCCAAGAAGATCTCCAAGACCAACTCCGTGACCTCGCAGCTTGACTACGACATCGGCGCGGACAACGTGCACATCGGCCCCAGCGACTACGTGCCGTGGCTGACCGACCGCAAGTGGTGTCACATCCGGATGGAAGGCAGAACTTTTGGAGATGTCCCGCTTAACCTGGAGTTGAAGATGGAGGTATGGGACAGCCCGAA
This sequence is a window from Dehalococcoidia bacterium. Protein-coding genes within it:
- a CDS encoding inositol-3-phosphate synthase, translated to MAKANGKERQGAAQESRKINVAIVGVGNCASSLVQGVSYYRNAPTDKFIPGLMHPLLGGYHISDINFVAAFDIDKNKVGKDLAEAIQTPPNNTIKFADVAATGVKVERGMTHDSIGKYLASVVHKAPGSTADIVGILKDTKTHVVMNYLPVGSEMATKWYVEQVLTAGCALVNCIPVFIGREKYWNKRFHDRGVPVIGDDIKSQVGATITHRVLTRLFRDRGVRLERTYQLNFGGNTDFLNMLERERLESKKISKTNSVTSQLDYDIGADNVHIGPSDYVPWLTDRKWCHIRMEGRTFGDVPLNLELKMEVWDSP